Proteins encoded by one window of Geobacter sp. DSM 9736:
- a CDS encoding AI-2E family transporter — translation MDRKIYLSILAALATAAIIWLLFLLIAPFAMPFVWALVVGLATYPYYERIEGRFRGHPDRAASLMVGLVTLGVILPAAILIFMIAQNAAVWYYESAELFRSLSTSGTSVLNRVPFGDRILSLVEGTGFDITEHAAQIAGTASQFLLNMASSTVRNVAQFMLTLAMSIFILYFIYRDGARVVDAGVRRFADDPGTIRHYLTKIRSTTTAVVVGTILTCLVQGALAGVGYFFAGVPAPVLFGLLTAIGALVPVVGTALVWVPLVAYLALTGAYLNAGLLAGWCAIFVGISDNAIRPLTIGARSNIPTLAVVLGAVGGAATMGLLGLIVGPIVFAIMATLWRDATAEGGRHRNEHRSESVPPENPDTTNF, via the coding sequence ATGGACAGGAAGATCTACCTGAGCATACTGGCTGCCTTGGCCACTGCAGCCATAATATGGCTTCTTTTTCTGCTGATAGCTCCTTTCGCGATGCCATTCGTCTGGGCACTGGTGGTCGGCCTCGCTACATATCCATATTACGAACGCATCGAAGGTCGTTTTCGAGGCCATCCCGACCGCGCGGCAAGTCTGATGGTCGGTCTTGTCACGCTGGGCGTCATTCTTCCCGCCGCGATTCTCATTTTCATGATAGCCCAGAATGCTGCGGTCTGGTATTACGAGAGCGCCGAACTCTTTCGCTCCCTGAGCACTTCGGGGACGAGCGTTCTCAATAGGGTCCCCTTCGGAGACAGGATACTTTCGCTGGTAGAAGGAACCGGATTCGACATCACCGAGCACGCAGCACAGATTGCCGGAACGGCTTCCCAGTTCCTTCTGAATATGGCGAGCAGCACGGTCAGGAACGTTGCTCAGTTCATGCTGACCCTCGCCATGTCTATCTTTATCCTCTACTTCATATATCGGGACGGAGCGAGGGTTGTAGATGCCGGGGTCCGGCGCTTTGCCGACGATCCCGGAACGATCAGGCACTACCTTACCAAGATCCGGTCCACAACCACGGCAGTTGTGGTCGGTACTATACTGACCTGCCTCGTTCAGGGTGCATTGGCCGGGGTCGGGTACTTTTTCGCCGGAGTTCCCGCGCCGGTCCTCTTCGGCCTGCTTACCGCCATAGGCGCTCTTGTTCCCGTCGTGGGCACCGCACTCGTGTGGGTTCCCCTCGTGGCATACCTTGCCCTCACCGGAGCGTACCTTAACGCAGGCCTCCTCGCCGGTTGGTGCGCCATCTTCGTTGGTATTTCGGATAATGCAATCAGGCCACTGACCATCGGAGCCAGAAGTAACATCCCGACACTGGCAGTCGTGCTCGGTGCCGTGGGGGGTGCTGCGACCATGGGGCTTCTCGGGCTGATTGTCGGTCCCATAGTTTTCGCCATCATGGCAACACTCTGGAGGGACGCCACCGCTGAAGGAGGGCGTCACCGCAATGAGCACCGAAGCGAATCAGTCCCTCCTGAAAATCCGGATACCACTAACTTTTAA